The following are encoded together in the Brassica napus cultivar Da-Ae chromosome A9, Da-Ae, whole genome shotgun sequence genome:
- the LOC111215923 gene encoding uncharacterized protein LOC111215923 has product MAFTLLNDLRAGRCSNTAEVRLLRLWEARNINKGGELMSLDMLLIDENSTVVHGTVSALLQLRFRQRMTEGSVYTLSGFDVTRSSPKYRLSDAPVAIRFNDGTEFEKLATTSRRIPSEHFRFRPYDQILGLANTGRQLPDIMGELSAIRSTIADRIHGAQRVMLNLRLGSIFGSLALSFHNKLDGYGREPRIVVVTAVNPKKVIFEWYFCDTYFFYSETAVGADAFARLPTGDTDQSGSSSKVVHAQKIEPMTVSELNQFIFTADPQIIEFLCTAKVTEIQLDEGWCYIGCSTCSKKLIREETSFTCVPCNETNAVAKLKYRVILSVSDDTGSAAFLGFDEEVASLTHVLASDAAQIVGIGTNAQVDIDLPRSLANLVGSTYTFQLRLKDFNFGPNHRSFTISRIFPARDLAPKPTFSEGGEDTDQSLPQSVATGLDVRAGIINSVADQLTEAGGARLAHEAVASGEDAGEATARKKARVE; this is encoded by the exons ATGGCGTTCACTCTTCTTAACGACTTGAGAGCCGGCCGATGCTCCAATACTGCCGAGGTCCGTCTGCTGAGGCTTTGGGAGGCTAGGAATATCAACAAAGGCGGAGAGCTTATGAGTCTTGACATGTTGCTCATCGATGAGAAC TCTACTGTCGTGCACGGAACTGTCTCTGCCCTTCTCCAGCTTAGGTTCAGACAGCGTATGACCGAGGGATCTGTATACACACTAAGCGGCTTCGATGTGACGCGTAGCAGCCCGAAATACCGGCTATCCGATGCGCCTGTTGCCATTCGTTTCAATGATGGCACCGAATTTGAAAAGCTAGCAACGACATCTCGGAGGATACCCTCGGAGCACTTCCGTTTCCGACCGTACGACCAGATACTTGGACTAGCAAACACTGGGAGACAACTCCCCG ACATAATGGGAGAGCTCAGTGCCATTAGGAGCACCATAGCGGACCGAATCCATGGGGCTCAGCGCGTAATGCTAAACTTGCGTCTTGGAag TATCTTTGGCTCCTTGGCCCTTTCATTCCATAACAAGCTCGATGGGTACGGAAGAGAGCCAAGGATCGTTGTTGTAACAGCCGTGAATCCTAA GAAAGTTATATTTGAATGGTACTTCTGCGACACGTATTTTTTTTACTCCGAAACTGCTGTTGGAGCGGATGCATTTGCCAG ATTGCCAACTGGTGATACAGACCAGTCAGGGTCTTCATCAAAGGTGGTTCACGCACAGAAGATTGAACCCATGACGGTTTCAGAGCTTAACCAATTTATTTTCACCGCCGATCCTCAG ATAATTGAGTTCCTCTGTACAGCCAAGGTGACTGAGATTCAGCTTGATGAGGGTTGGTGTTACATTGGATGCTCCACTTGCTCCAAGAAACTCATCCGAGAGGAGACTTCATTCACATGCGTCCCATGCAATGAAACCAATGCTGTGGCTAAACTGAA GTATCGTGTGATTCTCTCCGTGTCAGATGACACTGGTTCAGCAGCTTTCCTTGGTTTTGATGAAGAGGTTGCTAGCCTGACTCATGTTCTTGCTTCTGATGCTGCACAGATCGTG GGGATAGGTACTAATGCCCAAGTTGACATCGACCTACCTCGCTCGCTCGCTAATCTGGTGGGGAGTACCTACACTTTCCAGCTCAGGTTAAAGGACTTCAATTTTGGTCCAAATCACCGAAGCTTTACCATATCTCGCATTTTCCCCGCACGTGATCTTGCGCCAAAGCCAACTTTTTCT GAGGGTGGCGAGGATACCGATCAATCTCTCCCCCAATCTGTGGCAACAGGATTAGATGTCAGAGCTGGTATCATAAACAGTGTTGCAGATCAGCTCACCGAAGCTGGTGGTGCACGTCTAGCACATGAAGCAGTAGCATCGGGTGAAGACGCTGGGGAAGCAACTGCACGTAAGAAAGCACGTGTGGAATGA
- the LOC106366447 gene encoding probable lysophospholipase BODYGUARD 1 yields MSSSTRLTLHSMGFSRWLNRSVGFFVFFILDIVDFLLCFTYRTLDFFFESEWKPCYCCPPPEAKQAAAGGNRGRKMIVSEGSGEYSKVVSLTRTKIHLDEISDTLYSRPSLLAKLVKCFKKNAVECSDERSPSTKKKTLLTVNSTVVEKLQRTPRWSDCHCTFCTSWLSSSSSSLFVNVQQPKDNKAQENVVFIHGFLSSSTFWTETLFPNFSDSAKSNYRFLAVDLLGYGKSPKPNDSLYTLKEHLEMIERSVISQFRLKTFHVVAHSLGCILALALAAKHPGAIKSITLLAPPYYSVPKGVQATQYVMRKMAPKEVWPPMAFAASVASWYEHLSRTVSLVLCKNHHLLEFLTKLLTRNRMRTYLIEGFLCHTHNASWHTLHNIIFGSGSKIEAYLDHVRDNVNCDVSVFHGGRDELIPVECSYGVKRKVPRARIHIVPDKDHITIVVGRQKEFAGELELIWRRSSTT; encoded by the exons ATGTCATCCTCCACAAGACTCACACTCCACAGCATGGGCTTTTCACGGTGGCTCAACCGCAGTGTgggcttcttcgtcttcttcatcctcGACATTGTCGATTTTTTGCTTTGCTTCACATACAGGACGCTTGATTTCTTCTTCGAGTCGGAGTGGAAACCCTGCTACTGTTGTCCGCCGCCCGAGGCCAAACAAGCGGCGGCCGGAGGGAACAGAGGCAGGAAAATGATAGTCTCGGAAGGATCAGGAGAGTACTCAAAGGTGGTCTCGCTTACAAGAACAAAGATCCATTTGGATGAGATCTCCGACACACTCTACTCACGTCCTTCACTTCTTGCCAAGCTGGTGAAGTGCTTCAAAAAGAATGCAGTGGAATGCAGTGACGAGAGATCACCGTCGACTAAGAAGAAGACACTACTAACCGTAAATTCCACGGTGGTCGAGAAGTTGCAAAGGACACCAAGATGGTCTGATTGCCATTGCACATTCTGCACTTCTTGGCTTTCCTCTTCCAGCTCTTCTCTTTTTGTCAACGTCCAACAACCCAAAG ACAACAAGGCACAAGAGAACGTAGTGTTCATACATGGGTTCTTATCATCATCCACGTTTTGGACGGAGACTCTGTTCCCAAACTTCTCAGACTCAGCCAAATCGAATTACAGGTTTTTAGCAGTGGATTTGTTGGGGTACGGGAAAAGTCCAAAGCCAAATGACTCACTGTATACATTGAAAGAGCATTTAGAGATGATAGAGAGATCAGTGATCTCTCAGTTCAGACTCAAGACATTCCACGTAGTCGCTCACTCCTTGGGGTGCATTTTGGCTCTTGCGCTCGCGGCTAAACACCCAGGAGCCATCAAGTCAATCACTTTATTGGCTCCT CCATATTATTCTGTGCCAAAGGGAGTGCAAGCGACACAGTATGTGATGAGAAAAATGGCGCCCAAGGAAGTGTGGCCTCCCATGGCCTTTGCAGCCTCTGTGGCTAGCTGGTACGAGCACCTTAGCCGCACCGTCAGTCTAGTCCTTTGCAAGAACCACCACTTGTTGGAATTTCTCACCAAGCTTCTCACCAGAAACAG GATGCGGACGTACTTAATAGAAGGGTTCTTGTGTCACACACACAATGCATCATGGCACACACTACACAACATTATCTTCGGATCGGGGAGCAAGATAGAAGCTTATCTTGACCATGTCCGTGACAACGTGAACTGTGACGTCTCCGTCTTCCACGGCGGCCGTGATGAGCTGATCCCGGTAGAGTGCAGCTACGGCGTCAAGAGGAAAGTTCCACGCGCCAGAATCCACATAGTCCCTGATAAAGACCACATCACCATTGTGGTTGGGAGGCAAAAGGAGTTCGCTGGTGAGCTTGAGCTCATTTGGCGTAGATCCTCTACTActtaa
- the LOC106364222 gene encoding mavicyanin-like, which translates to MGMMSLSSVTVLVMILLVQVSSTQYKVGDLDSWGIPTDAKVYTKWPKSHSFKIGDSLLFLYPPSEDSMIQVTASNFKSCNTKDPILYMNDGNSLFNLTQNGTFYFTSGHPGHCQKYQKLIVSVGTYSAEADALSPSSSSADADAPSYQNAFGSIPLSQKSSSSSLLFSTVVASLACAVVVVGALM; encoded by the exons atgggAATGATGAGTTTGAGCAGCGTAACGGTTTTGGTGATGATACTGCTAGTGCAAGTGTCTTCGACGCAGTACAAAGTTGGGGACTTGGACTCATGGGGTATCCCGACTGATGCTAAAGTATACACGAAATGGCCCAAATCTCACTCTTTCAAGATCGGTGACTCCCTCT TGTTCTTGTACCCACCAAGCGAAGATTCAATGATTCAAGTGACAGCTTCCAACTTCAAGAGCTGCAACACCAAAGATCCGATCCTGTACATGAACGACGGCAACTCTCTCTTCAACCTCACCCAAAACGGAACCTTTTACTTCACCAGCGGACATCCTGGCCACTGTCAAAAGTACCAGAAGCTCATTGTCTCCGTCGGCACTTACTCCGCCGAAGCAGACGCCTTGTCTCCCTCCTCTTCTTCTGCCGATGCCGACGCTCCTTCTTACCAAAACGCATTTGGATCGATCCCACTCTCTCAGAAATCTTCGTCTTCATCGCTGCTATTCTCCACCGTCGTTGCTTCGCTGGCCTGCGCTGTCGTCGTCGTCGGTGCTCTCATGTGA
- the LOC106366446 gene encoding transcription factor bHLH157-like — MMDMEVKQILKSLCFSYGWSYAVYWRSDPINPMLLRVEETHNDEQSATLVDDMILKTHVLGQGIVGEAALTGNYQWLFSDTLVQCEHEFQNQFISGFKSIAIIPIGSSGVVQLGSTQKIVESREMLEETERALQEKHSLKVKDQSVDLDTLFESLVPLVDCELVPEYFQELSFDDIFTEEDNNPPSLLFDKPAFEASPNPSSSDINEDDDSVFDILNSYSWDDLYQLLADDDSQEQECSMVIQGNDKDLLGIHSYDCPQKGQLFSELISTSLSNSTSCLTNVQQEDSYSGLNQSKRRKLDNSTSSSFFMTQAETLTPLNPPMWIDEDMAGNWKKPQEEGVKKKKKRAKAGESRKPRPKDRQMIQDRIKELRGMIPNGAKCSIDTLLDLTIRHMVFMQSIAKYADKLKQPYQPKLVKEKERTWALEVGDDESVVCPIIVEDLKPQGQMQIEMVCQENGDEFLEIAHVVRGLGLNILKGVMVTRQGRIWAHLIVEAKPHITRLQLFYSLVHLFQQQNPPHSSSFDHQT, encoded by the exons ATGATGGATATGGAGGTTAAGCAGATATTAAAGAGTCTATGTTTCAGCTACGGATGGTCTTATGCTGTCTATTGGCGCTCTGACCCCATTAATCCCAT GTTACTGAGAGTTGAAGAAACACACAATGATGAACAATCAGCCACACTCGTTGATGATATGATTCTTAAGACTCATGTCTTAGGCCAAGG CATCGTGGGGGAAGCTGCTTTAACCGGTAACTACCAATGGCTGTTCTCAGACACACTTGTTCAG TGTGAGCATGAGTTTCAGAATCAGTTTATCTCTGGCTTTAAg AGTATCGCAATCATTCCAATAGGATCAAGCGGCGTTGTTCAGTTAGGGTCTACTCAAAAG ATTGTTGAGAGCCGAGAGATGTTGGAAGAAACAGAAAGAGCTCTGCAGGAGAAGCATTCTTTGAAAGTAAAGGATCAGTCGGTAGATCTTGATACTTTGTTTGAGTCTCTAGTACCACTGGTAGACTGTGAGCTTGTCCCTGAATATTTTCAAGAACTCAGCTTCGATGACATCTTCACCGAAGAAGATAATAATCCCCCTTCTTTGCTCTTCGATAAACCAGCCTTTGAAGCATCCCCAAACCCTTCTTCTTCAGACATTAATGAAGATGATGATTCTGTGTTCGACATTCTCAACTCTTACTCTTGGGACGATCTTTACCAGCTGCTGGCTGATGATGATTCCCAAGAACAGGAATGCTCCATGGTGATCCAAGGAAACGACAAGGATCTTTTGGGGATCCATTCCTATGATTGTCCGCAGAAAGGACAGTTATTCTCTGAGCTCATAAGCACTAGCCTTAGCAACAGCACTAGTTGTCTCACAAATGTGCAACAAGAAGATTCTTATTCTGGCCTGAATCAGAGCAAAAGACGGAAACTTGACAACTCAACAAGCTCAAGCTTCTTCATGACTCAAGCGGAGACACTAACACCTCTTAATCCTCCGATGTGGATTGATGAAGACATGGCAGGGAACTGGAAGAAACCTCAAGAAGAaggagtgaagaagaagaagaaaagagcaAAGGCAGGAGAAAGCAGGAAGCCGAGGCCTAAAGACAGGCAGATGATACAAGACCGTATCAAGGAGCTACGAGGGATGATTCCAAATGGAGCTAAG TGTAGCATTGATACACTGCTTGATCTGACGATAAGACACATGGTGTTCATGCAAAGCATCGCCAAGTACGCTGACAAACTCAAACAACCGTACCAGCCTAAG CTGgtgaaggagaaagagagaacGTGGGCGTTGGAAGTGGGGGATGATGAGTCAGTGGTATGTCCGATCATCGTGGAGGATTTGAAGCCGCAAGGACAAATGCAGATAGAGATGGTGTGCCAGGAAAATGGGGATGAGTTTCTTGAGATTGCACATGTGGTGAGAGGTCTAGGTTTGAACATTTTGAAAGGAGTCATGGTAACGAGACAGGGAAGGATATGGGCACACTTGATCGTCGAGGCAAAGCCACACATCACTAGGCTTCAACTCTTCTACTCACTTGTTCACCTCTTTCAACAACAAAATCCACCACACTCCTCCTCTTTTGACCACCAAACATGA
- the LOC106392928 gene encoding uncharacterized protein LOC106392928: MEESLYWRILGDGSVVMSDDGQIIKQMMCQIICSFPNWEYVHSEIGLKSFEHPEDNMKAMPMIDSEGVICGANFQVDACTKINAIPRRGTEANWALANTR, from the exons ATGGAGGAGAGTCTTTACTGGAGAATACTCGGCGACGGGTCTGTTGTCATGTCTGATGATGGTCAGATCATAAAGCAAATGATGTGCCAAATCATTTGCTCCTTTCCCAACTG GGAGTATGTACATAGTGAGATCGGGCTTAAGAGTTTTGAACATCCCGAGGACAACATGAAGGCAATGCCGATGATTGACAGCGAAGGTGTGATATGTGGAGCTAACTTCCAAGTGGATGCTTGTACTAAGATCAATGCCATCCCTAGGAGAGGAACTGAAGCTAACTGGGCTCTCGCTAATACCCGTTGA